One Aphelocoma coerulescens isolate FSJ_1873_10779 chromosome 6, UR_Acoe_1.0, whole genome shotgun sequence DNA window includes the following coding sequences:
- the TMEM72 gene encoding transmembrane protein 72 isoform X2 has translation MEHKAFWSALEYTCRLLGISTAAVLIGVGVETLQRGQFKSLAFYLLHKPESLAQACWKRGRRPGSFQKFLGYTLLSVACFLHPVLVWHVTIPGSMLVLTALAYFLLSKRRKSPGHKETHAQAGQYVDPSATEAAPTIVGDTEQTYTFHGAQREQHCSLLGHMKSILKGSKDRTSAPETPAQPAAVPVPRKQVHFQEKVVQIIPSVSESLEDVESEAEETTSDTTPILTPPDAPIILAPLSSAGLF, from the exons ATGGAGCACAAGGCATTTTGGAGTGCCCTGGAGTATACCTGCCGATTGCTGGGCATCTCCACTGCAGCAG TGCTGATCGGTGTGGGCGTAGAAACTCTGCAGCGAGGACAGTTCAAAAGCCTGGCTTTCTATCTGCT tCACAAGCCTGAATCCCTGGCACAGGCCTGCTGGAAGCGAGGTAGACGCCCAGGGAGCTTCCAGAAATTCCTGGGGTACACGCTGCTCTCAGTGGCTTGCTTCCTGCATCCCGTCCTCGTCTGGCATGTCACCATCCCTG GGTCCATGCTGGTGCTCACTGCCCTGGCCTACTTCCTGCTGAGCAAGAGGAGGAAGAGTCCTGGGCACAAAGAGACACATGCCCAGGCGGGCCAGTACGTGGACCCTTCGGCCACTGAGGCAGCCCCAACCATCGTTGGTGACACTGAGCAGACCTACACCTTCCACGGGGCCCAGagggagcagcactgctcaCTCCTGGGCCATATGAAGAGCATCCTGAAGGGCAGCAAGGACAGGACCTCTGCCCCAGAAACTCCTGCTCAACCAGCAGCCGTGCCAGTCCCTCGCAAGCAAGTGCACTTTCAGGAGAAGGTGGTGCAGATCATCCCCTCTGTCAGCGAGAGCTTGGAGGATGTGGAGAGTGAGGCTGAGGAGACCACATCGGACACAACACCCATCCTCACCCCACCTGATGCCCCCATCATCCTCGCTCCTCTCAGCTCTGCCGGCCTCTTTTGA
- the TMEM72 gene encoding transmembrane protein 72 isoform X1 produces the protein MEHKAFWSALEYTCRLLGISTAAVLIGVGVETLQRGQFKSLAFYLLFSGVAVTVCEGFFFISLFLEICFTHKPESLAQACWKRGRRPGSFQKFLGYTLLSVACFLHPVLVWHVTIPGSMLVLTALAYFLLSKRRKSPGHKETHAQAGQYVDPSATEAAPTIVGDTEQTYTFHGAQREQHCSLLGHMKSILKGSKDRTSAPETPAQPAAVPVPRKQVHFQEKVVQIIPSVSESLEDVESEAEETTSDTTPILTPPDAPIILAPLSSAGLF, from the exons ATGGAGCACAAGGCATTTTGGAGTGCCCTGGAGTATACCTGCCGATTGCTGGGCATCTCCACTGCAGCAG TGCTGATCGGTGTGGGCGTAGAAACTCTGCAGCGAGGACAGTTCAAAAGCCTGGCTTTCTATCTGCT TTTTTCAGGGGTTGCAGTTACTGTCTGTGAAGGCTTCTTCTTTATCAGTTTGTTCCTGGAGATATGCTTCAC tCACAAGCCTGAATCCCTGGCACAGGCCTGCTGGAAGCGAGGTAGACGCCCAGGGAGCTTCCAGAAATTCCTGGGGTACACGCTGCTCTCAGTGGCTTGCTTCCTGCATCCCGTCCTCGTCTGGCATGTCACCATCCCTG GGTCCATGCTGGTGCTCACTGCCCTGGCCTACTTCCTGCTGAGCAAGAGGAGGAAGAGTCCTGGGCACAAAGAGACACATGCCCAGGCGGGCCAGTACGTGGACCCTTCGGCCACTGAGGCAGCCCCAACCATCGTTGGTGACACTGAGCAGACCTACACCTTCCACGGGGCCCAGagggagcagcactgctcaCTCCTGGGCCATATGAAGAGCATCCTGAAGGGCAGCAAGGACAGGACCTCTGCCCCAGAAACTCCTGCTCAACCAGCAGCCGTGCCAGTCCCTCGCAAGCAAGTGCACTTTCAGGAGAAGGTGGTGCAGATCATCCCCTCTGTCAGCGAGAGCTTGGAGGATGTGGAGAGTGAGGCTGAGGAGACCACATCGGACACAACACCCATCCTCACCCCACCTGATGCCCCCATCATCCTCGCTCCTCTCAGCTCTGCCGGCCTCTTTTGA
- the TMEM72 gene encoding transmembrane protein 72 isoform X4, giving the protein MPSHKPESLAQACWKRGRRPGSFQKFLGYTLLSVACFLHPVLVWHVTIPGSMLVLTALAYFLLSKRRKSPGHKETHAQAGQYVDPSATEAAPTIVGDTEQTYTFHGAQREQHCSLLGHMKSILKGSKDRTSAPETPAQPAAVPVPRKQVHFQEKVVQIIPSVSESLEDVESEAEETTSDTTPILTPPDAPIILAPLSSAGLF; this is encoded by the exons ATGCCAAG tCACAAGCCTGAATCCCTGGCACAGGCCTGCTGGAAGCGAGGTAGACGCCCAGGGAGCTTCCAGAAATTCCTGGGGTACACGCTGCTCTCAGTGGCTTGCTTCCTGCATCCCGTCCTCGTCTGGCATGTCACCATCCCTG GGTCCATGCTGGTGCTCACTGCCCTGGCCTACTTCCTGCTGAGCAAGAGGAGGAAGAGTCCTGGGCACAAAGAGACACATGCCCAGGCGGGCCAGTACGTGGACCCTTCGGCCACTGAGGCAGCCCCAACCATCGTTGGTGACACTGAGCAGACCTACACCTTCCACGGGGCCCAGagggagcagcactgctcaCTCCTGGGCCATATGAAGAGCATCCTGAAGGGCAGCAAGGACAGGACCTCTGCCCCAGAAACTCCTGCTCAACCAGCAGCCGTGCCAGTCCCTCGCAAGCAAGTGCACTTTCAGGAGAAGGTGGTGCAGATCATCCCCTCTGTCAGCGAGAGCTTGGAGGATGTGGAGAGTGAGGCTGAGGAGACCACATCGGACACAACACCCATCCTCACCCCACCTGATGCCCCCATCATCCTCGCTCCTCTCAGCTCTGCCGGCCTCTTTTGA
- the TMEM72 gene encoding transmembrane protein 72 isoform X3, which translates to MCLLPYPTRTSLSLPSHKPESLAQACWKRGRRPGSFQKFLGYTLLSVACFLHPVLVWHVTIPGSMLVLTALAYFLLSKRRKSPGHKETHAQAGQYVDPSATEAAPTIVGDTEQTYTFHGAQREQHCSLLGHMKSILKGSKDRTSAPETPAQPAAVPVPRKQVHFQEKVVQIIPSVSESLEDVESEAEETTSDTTPILTPPDAPIILAPLSSAGLF; encoded by the exons ATGTGCTTGCTGCCTTATCCCACAAGgacctctctttctctccccagtCACAAGCCTGAATCCCTGGCACAGGCCTGCTGGAAGCGAGGTAGACGCCCAGGGAGCTTCCAGAAATTCCTGGGGTACACGCTGCTCTCAGTGGCTTGCTTCCTGCATCCCGTCCTCGTCTGGCATGTCACCATCCCTG GGTCCATGCTGGTGCTCACTGCCCTGGCCTACTTCCTGCTGAGCAAGAGGAGGAAGAGTCCTGGGCACAAAGAGACACATGCCCAGGCGGGCCAGTACGTGGACCCTTCGGCCACTGAGGCAGCCCCAACCATCGTTGGTGACACTGAGCAGACCTACACCTTCCACGGGGCCCAGagggagcagcactgctcaCTCCTGGGCCATATGAAGAGCATCCTGAAGGGCAGCAAGGACAGGACCTCTGCCCCAGAAACTCCTGCTCAACCAGCAGCCGTGCCAGTCCCTCGCAAGCAAGTGCACTTTCAGGAGAAGGTGGTGCAGATCATCCCCTCTGTCAGCGAGAGCTTGGAGGATGTGGAGAGTGAGGCTGAGGAGACCACATCGGACACAACACCCATCCTCACCCCACCTGATGCCCCCATCATCCTCGCTCCTCTCAGCTCTGCCGGCCTCTTTTGA